The Anopheles coluzzii chromosome 2, AcolN3, whole genome shotgun sequence genome window below encodes:
- the LOC120949125 gene encoding uncharacterized protein LOC120949125, whose translation MWFEILPSFGIITAVLSVPGFALYGLHKLTLDNAYRRNTDERWDRIMYTRDMRLTGNPYQCNGLESIPDK comes from the exons atgtGGTTCGAAATCCTGCCCTCGTTCGGAATCATTACGGCCGTCCTGTCCGTGCCCGGGTTTGCGCTGTACGGACTGCACAAGCTGACGCTGGACAAT GCATACCGGCGCAATACGGATGAAAGATGGGACCGCATTATGTACACCCGGGACATGCGACTGACCGGCAACCCGTACCAGTGCAAC GGTCTTGAATCTATTCCGGATAAATAG
- the LOC120949124 gene encoding uncharacterized protein LOC120949124 isoform X2 produces MASSFANCSYAPDPSAGDANPFNYGERSLLDDRDKRGVTRASSLALPNHSLLDLLEQKQKLYDTIHLTPPPKGNGTRRHSSDSFPMIENESFQIPQRQSKKSSQGIGPGPLVPPPVPKRTFQGNFPRKPPDSFEVQKRASLLALDSYQQQQQQLQAQQQQVQQLHQQLQQQLQQQHQQAQPSYAPFGRSERICKSAFEDQTFSYYPAPKSAKSAGVSAGGSASGGGGGGVGSNGTCHSVSATSFDDLGEPDDFVLFSKKMASIESNRSSSDSNKSQTTIDTGYVSANETDRSLLTGGSCSSAKGGGATSFRSRFSSEDTQSSLDSFLSSELHRTDTIESLPLNDSPFSLKKNVFNFDLKTSPLIRGSSTVSPNSIDEKLDSCSPRSIESKGSRKLPTVPTRKGPASGIVMQPKLPPPGSASAGPNSRMTPPLPPSRSQQAFETRKLQKLQQAQQQQTQLNNVASAHKTALESLQELYSRPLGIRRNIHRPPPLSQQQMVNAAAKASLLGGQRQDSSISSDSFSITSSPGFQSKAMESSLLQQHTSTTNSSKFNRSTIRGKPPMDTATAVGIGGTNVAPNNLTALMNSAGSTPGASVTAGSTSMSSGTGSTIPGEGLAGIGVSTGTIRSVPPRVSMRQDSSISSDSFSQTSSPSYNSKIMEAPLLSHAAKMPKVSKPIAKNLDEITKESPTDVNGTAAIIKSASTPASLQTIVRLSNGSNVSLQHKKFQILKARKNSNPYVTSGRLKFRLCQILLNAVGLLAIAGGLAAYFNAYPTIKFVNQTITRTAVPASQPGSSAVGGSGAVSSVPASGSGQSVAGSPGRTALDVAGGFRGDRNPAPGVCLPVIVKFCQQHRVPYNYTVFPNYIGHFGQPEAQIEIDLFEALVDVQCYELVPLFLCSLFVPKCGNSGATVPPCKSLCTETMRRCSFFFDVFGLELPEYLRCSIFNDAVSDQEECVGMAEYKESIIRSRRPMACTGFLCDKRRCIPNDWKCDGHVDCQDQTDEAHCDFCGDDAIHCGEGQCMSQKHVCDGTPNCPYGQDERNCIRLSERNGDLGRGTLEVYKADLKQWAPACVKNWDPATSPTMICSLLGYSSVNSSRTAMRGSNRTLVSTKDASSMWRMYQKKDVNLIKEFNSCDINSRYPVAELTCSNFECGKVRNRKYFKATKRIVGGSTSNPGDWPFIAAILGGPEEVFYCAGVLIADQWVLTASHCIGNHTMRNVNDWTIQLGITRRRSHTYYGQKVKVKTVIPHPMYNLHIPHDNDIALFQLATRVAFHEHLLPVCLPPPHIRELPTGINCTVVGWGKREERNSTPNGASYEPTLNEVNVPIVSRELCIDWLETFNVTEGMICAGYQEGGRDACQGDSGGPLLCPYPNEKDRWFVGGIVSWGVRCAHPKLPGVYANVPKFIPWILAQINNHSVLQTDTIGR; encoded by the exons ATGGCGTCGTCGTTCGCTAATTGCTCCTACGCGCCCGATCCGAGCGCGGGCGACGCGAATCCATTCAACTACGGCGAGCGCAGCCTGCTGGACGATCGTGACAAGCG TGGAGTAACACGTGCATCAAGCCTAGCCCTACCGAACCACTCACTGCTAGATCTGCTcgagcagaagcagaagctgTACGACACGATCCACCTGACGCCACCGCCGAAAGGCAATGGCACCCGGCGCCATTCGTCCGACTCGTTCCCGATGATCGAGAACGAAAGCTTTCAAATCCCGCAGCGGCAGAGCAAAAAATCGTCCCAAGGTATAGGGCCGGGGCCGCTGGTGCCACCGCCCGTGCCGAAGCGCACCTTCCAGGGCAACTTCCCGCGCAAACCGCCCGACTCGTTCGAGGTACAGAAGCGGGCGTCCCTGCTCGCACTCGAcagctaccagcagcagcagcaacagcttcaggcgcagcagcaacaggtgCAGCAGCtacaccagcagctgcagcagcagctccagcagcaacatcagcaagCGCAACCATCGTACGCGCCGTTTGGCCGCTCCGAGCGGATCTGCAAGTCCGCCTTCGAGGATCAAACCTTCAGCTACTATCCGGCGCCGAAAAGTGCGAAAAGCGCTGGAGTCTCCGCTGGAGGTTCTGctagcggtggtggtggtggtggtgtaggtAGTAACGGCACCTGCCACAGTGTCAGCGCGACCAGCTTCGACGATCTCGGCGAGCCGGATGACTTTGTGCTGTTCAGCAAGAAGATGGCCTCGATCGAGTCGAACCGTTCGTCGAGCGATTCGAACAAATCGCAAACCACCATCGACACCGGGTACGTGTCGGCGAACGAAACCGACCGCTCCTTGCTGACCGGTGGCAGCTGCTCGTCCGCCAAGGGCGGCGGTGCGACCTCCTTTCGCAGCCGGTTCTCCTCCGAGGACACCCAGTCGTCGCTGGACAGCTTCCTCTCCTCCGAGCTGCACCGGACCGACACGATCGAGTCGCTGCCGCTGAACGATTCGCCCTTCAGCCTAAAGAAGAACGTGTTCAACTTCGATCTGAAAACGTCCCCGCTGATCCGGGGCAGCAGCACCGTCTCGCCGAACTCGATCGACGAAAAGCTGGACAGCTGTTCGCCGCGCAGCATCGAGAGCAAGGGCTCCCGCAAGCTGCCGACCGTGCCGACCCGCAAAGGACCGGCCAGTGGGATCGTGATGCAGCCGAAGCTTCCACCGCCGGGTTCCGCCAGCGCGGGACCGAACAGTCGCATGACGCCGCCGCTACCACCGTCCCGCTCGCAGCAAGCGTTCGAAACGCGCAaactgcagaagctgcagcaagcgcagcagcaacaaacgcAGCTCAACAACGTGGCGTCGGCGCACAAGACAGCACTGGAAAGCTTGCAGGAGCTGTACAGCAGACCGCTCGGCATCAGGCGCAACATACATCGGCCACCGCCGCTCAGCCAGCAGCAGATGGTCAACGCAGCGGCGAAAGCGTCCCTGCTGGGCGGCCAGCGCCAAGACTCGAGCATCTCGAGCGACAGCTTCTCCATTACCTCAAGCCCGGGCTTTCAGAGCAAAGCGATGGAGAGCTCACTGCTGCAGCAACACAcatccaccaccaacagcagcaagttCAACCGCTCGACCATTCGCGGCAAGCCACCGATGGACACGGCAACCGCAGTCGGCATCGGTGGGACGAACGTCGCGCCGAACAACCTGACGGCGCTGATGAATTCAGCCGGATCAACGCCGGGAGCGTCCGTCACGGCAGGCTCAACTTCCATGTCGTCCGGTACCGGCAGTACCATTCCCGGCGAAGGTTTGGCGGGAATCGGTGTGTCCACTGGTACGATTCGATCCGTTCCGCCGCGAGTTAGCATGCGGCAAGATTCCAGCATATCCAGCGACAGCTTTAGTCAAACGTCCAGCCCTAGCTACAACTCGAAGATCATGGAGGCGCCGCTCCTATCGCACGCCGCCAAGATGCCCAAGGTGTCGAAACCGATCGCGAAGAACCTGGACGAaatcacgaaggaatcgccaACGGACGTGAACGGAACGGCCGCCATCAttaagagtgcatcgacaccgGCCAGCCTACAGACGATCGTGCGGCTTTCCAACGGCTCAAACGTTAGTCTACAGCACAAG AAGTTCCAAATTTTAAAAGCTCGTAAAAACTCCAACCCATACGTGACGAGCGGCCGGTTAAAGTTCCGCCTCTGCCAGATATTGCTGAACGCCGTCGGGCTGCTTGCCATTGCCGGTGGACTCGCAGCCTACTTCAACGCCTACCCGACGATCAAGTTCGTGAATCAAACCATCACCCGTACGGCGGTTCCAGCGTCCCAGCCCGGCAGTTCCGCAGTGGGCGGTAGTGGCGCTGTTTCCTCAGTCCCGGCGTCCGGTTCGGGCCAATCCGTGGCTGGATCACCGGGCCGGACGGCACTGGATGTGGCCGGTGGTTTCCGTGGCGATCGTAACCCAGCGCCCGGCGTCTGCCTGCCGGTGATCGTAAAGTTCTGCCAGCAACATCGCGTACCCTACAACTATACCGTCTTTCCGAACTACATTGGACATTTTGGCCAGCCCGAGGCACAGATC GAAATTGATCTCTTCGAAGCGCTGGTCGATGTGCAGTGTTACGAGCTTGTTCCACTGTTCTTATGCTCTCTGTTTGTGCCTAAATGCGGTAATTCCGGTGCAACCGTACCGCCATGTAAAAGTTTGTGTACTG AAACAATGCGTCGATGCAGCTTCTTCTTCGACGTGTTCGGACTGGAGCTGCCGGAGTATCTGCGCTGCTCGATCTTCAACGATGCCGTGTCGGACCAGGAGGAGTGCGTCGGGATGGCCGAGTACAAGGAGTCGATCATACGGTCCCGCCGTCCGATGGCCTGCACTGGCTTTCTGTGTGACAAGCGGCGCTGCATACCGAACGACTGGAAGTGTGACGGGCACGTCGACTGTCAGGATCAAACGGATGAGGCGCACTGTGACTTTTGCGGTGACGATGCGATCCACTGCGGCGAGGGGCAGTGCATGAGCCAGAAGCACGTGTGCGACGGTACGCCCAACTGTCCGTACGGGCAGGACGAGCGAAACTGCA TTCGGCTCAGCGAGCGTAATGGTGATCTTGGCCGGGGTACGCTAGAGGTGTACAAAGCGGACCTCAAACAGTGGGCACCGGCATGCGTGAAAAACTGGGATCCAGCCACCTCACCCACCATGATCTGCTCCCTACTGGGCTACAGCTCGGTCAACTCGAGCCGCACGGCAATGCGCGGCTCGAACCGGACGCTCGTCAGCACCAAGGACGCCTCCTCGATGTGGCGCATGTACCAGAAGAAGGACGTCAACCTGATCAAGGAGTTCAACAGCTGCGACATCAACTCGCGCTACCCGGTCGCAGAGCTGACGTGTTCGAACTTTG AGTGTGGTAAGGTGAGGAACAGGAAGTACTTCAAGGCAACGAAACGCATTGTCGGTGGATCGACCTCCAACCCGGGCGACTGGCCGTTCATAGCGGCGATTCTCGGCGGACCAGAGGAGGTGTTCTACTGTGCCGGCGTACTAATCGCCGACCAGTGGGTCCTAACCGCTTCGCACTGCATCGGCAA TCACACGATGCGCAACGTCAACGACTGGACGATACAGCTCGGCATTACGCGGCGCCGCTCGCACACGTACTACGGACAGAAGGTAAAGGTGAAGACGGTCATACCGCACCCGATGTACAACCTGCACATCCCGCACGACAATGACATTGCCCTGTTCCAG CTGGCCACCCGGGTAGCGTTTCACGAGCATCTGCTTCCGGTTTGTTTGCCGCCACCGCACATCCGGGAGCTGCCGACCGGCATCAACTGTACTGTGGTTGGATGGGGCAAGCGTGAGGAGCGTAACT CCACACCGAACGGCGCATCGTACGAACCGACGCTCAACGAGGTGAACGTACCGATCGTGAGCCGCGAACTGTGCATCGACTGGCTAGAAACGTTCAACGTGACGGAGGGCATGATCTGTGCCGGCTACCAGGAAGGTGGCCGAGATGCGTGTCAG GGCGATTCCGGTGGTCCGCTGCTGTGTCCGTACCCGAACGAAAAGGACCGCTGGTTCGTGGGCGGTATCGTGTCCTGGGGCGTGCGCTGTGCCCATCCCAAGCTGCCCGGCGTCTACGCGAACGTGCCCAAGTTTATACCGTGGATTTTGGCGCAAATCAACAACCACTCCGTGCTGCAGACTGACACGATCGGGCGATAA
- the LOC120949124 gene encoding uncharacterized protein LOC120949124 isoform X1 — MASSFANCSYAPDPSAGDANPFNYGERSLLDDRDKRGVTRASSLALPNHSLLDLLEQKQKLYDTIHLTPPPKGNGTRRHSSDSFPMIENESFQIPQRQSKKSSQGIGPGPLVPPPVPKRTFQGNFPRKPPDSFEVQKRASLLALDSYQQQQQQLQAQQQQVQQLHQQLQQQLQQQHQQAQPSYAPFGRSERICKSAFEDQTFSYYPAPKSAKSAGVSAGGSASGGGGGGVGSNGTCHSVSATSFDDLGEPDDFVLFSKKMASIESNRSSSDSNKSQTTIDTGYVSANETDRSLLTGGSCSSAKGGGATSFRSRFSSEDTQSSLDSFLSSELHRTDTIESLPLNDSPFSLKKNVFNFDLKTSPLIRGSSTVSPNSIDEKLDSCSPRSIESKGSRKLPTVPTRKGPASGIVMQPKLPPPGSASAGPNSRMTPPLPPSRSQQAFETRKLQKLQQAQQQQTQLNNVASAHKTALESLQELYSRPLGIRRNIHRPPPLSQQQMVNAAAKASLLGGQRQDSSISSDSFSITSSPGFQSKAMESSLLQQHTSTTNSSKFNRSTIRGKPPMDTATAVGIGGTNVAPNNLTALMNSAGSTPGASVTAGSTSMSSGTGSTIPGEGLAGIGVSTGTIRSVPPRVSMRQDSSISSDSFSQTSSPSYNSKIMEAPLLSHAAKMPKVSKPIAKNLDEITKESPTDVNGTAAIIKSASTPASLQTIVRLSNGSNVSLQHKKFQILKARKNSNPYVTSGRLKFRLCQILLNAVGLLAIAGGLAAYFNAYPTIKFVNQTITRTAVPASQPGSSAVGGSGAVSSVPASGSGQSVAGSPGRTALDVAGGFRGDRNPAPGVCLPVIVKFCQQHRVPYNYTVFPNYIGHFGQPEAQIEIDLFEALVDVQCYELVPLFLCSLFVPKCGNSGATVPPCKSLCTETMRRCSFFFDVFGLELPEYLRCSIFNDAVSDQEECVGMAEYKESIIRSRRPMACTGFLCDKRRCIPNDWKCDGHVDCQDQTDEAHCDFCGDDAIHCGEGQCMSQKHVCDGTPNCPYGQDERNCIRLSERNGDLGRGTLEVYKADLKQWAPACVKNWDPATSPTMICSLLGYSSVNSSRTAMRGSNRTLVSTKDASSMWRMYQKKDVNLIKEFNSCDINSRYPVAELTCSNFECGKVRNRKYFKATKRIVGGSTSNPGDWPFIAAILGGPEEVFYCAGVLIADQWVLTASHCIGNSPTSHTMRNVNDWTIQLGITRRRSHTYYGQKVKVKTVIPHPMYNLHIPHDNDIALFQLATRVAFHEHLLPVCLPPPHIRELPTGINCTVVGWGKREERNSTPNGASYEPTLNEVNVPIVSRELCIDWLETFNVTEGMICAGYQEGGRDACQGDSGGPLLCPYPNEKDRWFVGGIVSWGVRCAHPKLPGVYANVPKFIPWILAQINNHSVLQTDTIGR, encoded by the exons ATGGCGTCGTCGTTCGCTAATTGCTCCTACGCGCCCGATCCGAGCGCGGGCGACGCGAATCCATTCAACTACGGCGAGCGCAGCCTGCTGGACGATCGTGACAAGCG TGGAGTAACACGTGCATCAAGCCTAGCCCTACCGAACCACTCACTGCTAGATCTGCTcgagcagaagcagaagctgTACGACACGATCCACCTGACGCCACCGCCGAAAGGCAATGGCACCCGGCGCCATTCGTCCGACTCGTTCCCGATGATCGAGAACGAAAGCTTTCAAATCCCGCAGCGGCAGAGCAAAAAATCGTCCCAAGGTATAGGGCCGGGGCCGCTGGTGCCACCGCCCGTGCCGAAGCGCACCTTCCAGGGCAACTTCCCGCGCAAACCGCCCGACTCGTTCGAGGTACAGAAGCGGGCGTCCCTGCTCGCACTCGAcagctaccagcagcagcagcaacagcttcaggcgcagcagcaacaggtgCAGCAGCtacaccagcagctgcagcagcagctccagcagcaacatcagcaagCGCAACCATCGTACGCGCCGTTTGGCCGCTCCGAGCGGATCTGCAAGTCCGCCTTCGAGGATCAAACCTTCAGCTACTATCCGGCGCCGAAAAGTGCGAAAAGCGCTGGAGTCTCCGCTGGAGGTTCTGctagcggtggtggtggtggtggtgtaggtAGTAACGGCACCTGCCACAGTGTCAGCGCGACCAGCTTCGACGATCTCGGCGAGCCGGATGACTTTGTGCTGTTCAGCAAGAAGATGGCCTCGATCGAGTCGAACCGTTCGTCGAGCGATTCGAACAAATCGCAAACCACCATCGACACCGGGTACGTGTCGGCGAACGAAACCGACCGCTCCTTGCTGACCGGTGGCAGCTGCTCGTCCGCCAAGGGCGGCGGTGCGACCTCCTTTCGCAGCCGGTTCTCCTCCGAGGACACCCAGTCGTCGCTGGACAGCTTCCTCTCCTCCGAGCTGCACCGGACCGACACGATCGAGTCGCTGCCGCTGAACGATTCGCCCTTCAGCCTAAAGAAGAACGTGTTCAACTTCGATCTGAAAACGTCCCCGCTGATCCGGGGCAGCAGCACCGTCTCGCCGAACTCGATCGACGAAAAGCTGGACAGCTGTTCGCCGCGCAGCATCGAGAGCAAGGGCTCCCGCAAGCTGCCGACCGTGCCGACCCGCAAAGGACCGGCCAGTGGGATCGTGATGCAGCCGAAGCTTCCACCGCCGGGTTCCGCCAGCGCGGGACCGAACAGTCGCATGACGCCGCCGCTACCACCGTCCCGCTCGCAGCAAGCGTTCGAAACGCGCAaactgcagaagctgcagcaagcgcagcagcaacaaacgcAGCTCAACAACGTGGCGTCGGCGCACAAGACAGCACTGGAAAGCTTGCAGGAGCTGTACAGCAGACCGCTCGGCATCAGGCGCAACATACATCGGCCACCGCCGCTCAGCCAGCAGCAGATGGTCAACGCAGCGGCGAAAGCGTCCCTGCTGGGCGGCCAGCGCCAAGACTCGAGCATCTCGAGCGACAGCTTCTCCATTACCTCAAGCCCGGGCTTTCAGAGCAAAGCGATGGAGAGCTCACTGCTGCAGCAACACAcatccaccaccaacagcagcaagttCAACCGCTCGACCATTCGCGGCAAGCCACCGATGGACACGGCAACCGCAGTCGGCATCGGTGGGACGAACGTCGCGCCGAACAACCTGACGGCGCTGATGAATTCAGCCGGATCAACGCCGGGAGCGTCCGTCACGGCAGGCTCAACTTCCATGTCGTCCGGTACCGGCAGTACCATTCCCGGCGAAGGTTTGGCGGGAATCGGTGTGTCCACTGGTACGATTCGATCCGTTCCGCCGCGAGTTAGCATGCGGCAAGATTCCAGCATATCCAGCGACAGCTTTAGTCAAACGTCCAGCCCTAGCTACAACTCGAAGATCATGGAGGCGCCGCTCCTATCGCACGCCGCCAAGATGCCCAAGGTGTCGAAACCGATCGCGAAGAACCTGGACGAaatcacgaaggaatcgccaACGGACGTGAACGGAACGGCCGCCATCAttaagagtgcatcgacaccgGCCAGCCTACAGACGATCGTGCGGCTTTCCAACGGCTCAAACGTTAGTCTACAGCACAAG AAGTTCCAAATTTTAAAAGCTCGTAAAAACTCCAACCCATACGTGACGAGCGGCCGGTTAAAGTTCCGCCTCTGCCAGATATTGCTGAACGCCGTCGGGCTGCTTGCCATTGCCGGTGGACTCGCAGCCTACTTCAACGCCTACCCGACGATCAAGTTCGTGAATCAAACCATCACCCGTACGGCGGTTCCAGCGTCCCAGCCCGGCAGTTCCGCAGTGGGCGGTAGTGGCGCTGTTTCCTCAGTCCCGGCGTCCGGTTCGGGCCAATCCGTGGCTGGATCACCGGGCCGGACGGCACTGGATGTGGCCGGTGGTTTCCGTGGCGATCGTAACCCAGCGCCCGGCGTCTGCCTGCCGGTGATCGTAAAGTTCTGCCAGCAACATCGCGTACCCTACAACTATACCGTCTTTCCGAACTACATTGGACATTTTGGCCAGCCCGAGGCACAGATC GAAATTGATCTCTTCGAAGCGCTGGTCGATGTGCAGTGTTACGAGCTTGTTCCACTGTTCTTATGCTCTCTGTTTGTGCCTAAATGCGGTAATTCCGGTGCAACCGTACCGCCATGTAAAAGTTTGTGTACTG AAACAATGCGTCGATGCAGCTTCTTCTTCGACGTGTTCGGACTGGAGCTGCCGGAGTATCTGCGCTGCTCGATCTTCAACGATGCCGTGTCGGACCAGGAGGAGTGCGTCGGGATGGCCGAGTACAAGGAGTCGATCATACGGTCCCGCCGTCCGATGGCCTGCACTGGCTTTCTGTGTGACAAGCGGCGCTGCATACCGAACGACTGGAAGTGTGACGGGCACGTCGACTGTCAGGATCAAACGGATGAGGCGCACTGTGACTTTTGCGGTGACGATGCGATCCACTGCGGCGAGGGGCAGTGCATGAGCCAGAAGCACGTGTGCGACGGTACGCCCAACTGTCCGTACGGGCAGGACGAGCGAAACTGCA TTCGGCTCAGCGAGCGTAATGGTGATCTTGGCCGGGGTACGCTAGAGGTGTACAAAGCGGACCTCAAACAGTGGGCACCGGCATGCGTGAAAAACTGGGATCCAGCCACCTCACCCACCATGATCTGCTCCCTACTGGGCTACAGCTCGGTCAACTCGAGCCGCACGGCAATGCGCGGCTCGAACCGGACGCTCGTCAGCACCAAGGACGCCTCCTCGATGTGGCGCATGTACCAGAAGAAGGACGTCAACCTGATCAAGGAGTTCAACAGCTGCGACATCAACTCGCGCTACCCGGTCGCAGAGCTGACGTGTTCGAACTTTG AGTGTGGTAAGGTGAGGAACAGGAAGTACTTCAAGGCAACGAAACGCATTGTCGGTGGATCGACCTCCAACCCGGGCGACTGGCCGTTCATAGCGGCGATTCTCGGCGGACCAGAGGAGGTGTTCTACTGTGCCGGCGTACTAATCGCCGACCAGTGGGTCCTAACCGCTTCGCACTGCATCGGCAA TTCTCCCACCAGTCACACGATGCGCAACGTCAACGACTGGACGATACAGCTCGGCATTACGCGGCGCCGCTCGCACACGTACTACGGACAGAAGGTAAAGGTGAAGACGGTCATACCGCACCCGATGTACAACCTGCACATCCCGCACGACAATGACATTGCCCTGTTCCAG CTGGCCACCCGGGTAGCGTTTCACGAGCATCTGCTTCCGGTTTGTTTGCCGCCACCGCACATCCGGGAGCTGCCGACCGGCATCAACTGTACTGTGGTTGGATGGGGCAAGCGTGAGGAGCGTAACT CCACACCGAACGGCGCATCGTACGAACCGACGCTCAACGAGGTGAACGTACCGATCGTGAGCCGCGAACTGTGCATCGACTGGCTAGAAACGTTCAACGTGACGGAGGGCATGATCTGTGCCGGCTACCAGGAAGGTGGCCGAGATGCGTGTCAG GGCGATTCCGGTGGTCCGCTGCTGTGTCCGTACCCGAACGAAAAGGACCGCTGGTTCGTGGGCGGTATCGTGTCCTGGGGCGTGCGCTGTGCCCATCCCAAGCTGCCCGGCGTCTACGCGAACGTGCCCAAGTTTATACCGTGGATTTTGGCGCAAATCAACAACCACTCCGTGCTGCAGACTGACACGATCGGGCGATAA